The genomic region ATCCTCTGGGGTTGGTGAACTCCACCACCTTCCGCAAACCCGTAAAGTCTTCCGCCGCATTTGCATCGAGATCCTCCGGCTTCTTCTTCAGCTCTTCCGCAATCTCGTTCGCATCCGTGGATCGTGCCAGCCGATCAGCCAGCTCATCGTCCGCCGTCACCGAGGTCAGCTGCCCGAGGAGTCCAATGTGCTCGTCGCTTCGAGCGGCAATCCCAAAAATGAGACGTGCTTTCTCGCGACCTTTCCACTTCACCCCCTCCGGCACCTGCAGGAGAACCACTCGCGTCTGTTTGATCAGGTTCGCTTCCTCGGGTCGACCATGCGGGATCGCCACTCCATTCTCCAAGTACGTGTTCGCTGCCTTTTCACGGGCCAGCATGCTGTTCGCGTACTCTTCCTCAACCGCTCCTAGTTCGGCGAGAAAAGAGGCCACAGCGCGCACAGCCTCCTCCTTGGAGGCAAAAGTTTGACCGAGGCGAATATCCGAGGGTGCAATTTCAAGCATGGGGGTAGTCAGTTGGGGTTATACGAAAATTACAAAACTAAACATGTAATCGTTTACATATATTGCAAGGATTTATTGACAATTTTCCGAAAAAACCAAATCAATAGAGATACCATCCCCTTGTTTTTCATAGACTTAATCCATGAAAGATTTTCTATTCAGGGGTTTAATCGATTACCTAACCCCAAAACCTTAACAACATGGCCAGTATCAAGGATGTCGCCCAACGCGCGGGCGTCTCGACCGCAACCGTATCACGCATGATGGCCAATAAAGGCTACATCAGCGAAGCCACCCGGGCCCGGGTCCAGAAGGCCGTCGACGATCTGGACTACCGCCCCAACCGGGTCGCCCAACGACTCCGCGAACGCCACTCGCGCATTCTCGCCCTCATTGTCTCCGACATCCAAAACCCGTTTTTTGGAAAGCTTTCCCGCGCCATCGAAAAACACTCCCATTCCCAAGGTCTCAATGTCTTCATCTGCAATACGGATGAAGACCCCGAAAAGGAAGCCCACTACCTCGATCAAATGCTCCAAGAGAAAGTCGCCGGTATCATCATTTCCCCCACCCGCAATGCCCTCGCCCCCTTGCGCGAACTCCGCAAAAAGGGCATTCCCATTGTCACCGTCGACCGACAGGTGAGCGCCGAATTCGACTCGGTCCTCATTGACAACGCGGAAGCCTCACGGCGCCTCACCACCTTGGCCATCCAAAAAGGCTATCGGAAGATTGCCGGTCTCTTCGGCGCCAACAGCTTCACCGCCGAAGAGCGCCTCAAGGGATTTCGCGAGGCCCTGAAAGCAGCCAACCTCCAGCCCCTCGCGATCGAGCGCCCAGCCGCCTTTCAAGAGGAAGGCCGCAAAGCCATGGACCGCCTTCTCCAACATCGCCCCCAGCCCGACGCCGTGATCTGCAGTAGTGCCCTCATCGCGACAGGTGCCTTCGAGGCTCTGAACGAATCGGGCACCGAGATCGGCTTCGGCTGCTTCGACGACCTCCCCTGGTCCACCCTCGTCACCCCCCGGATCACCGTCATCTCCCAACCGACCGACATGATCGGCGAAACCGCCTACGACCTTCTCCGCAAACGGATGAAGGACCCCAAACGCACCGCGTCCCACATCCGCCTCCAAGGCGAATTGATTGAACGGGAGTCGCTCCGGGGAGCGGAGGCGAGATAGCGATTCGTTTCCCACCAAGAACTAGAAAGCCACACCACGGATCCAATGTGGGGAGGTGGCTTCAGCTCCTTCCAGCCTATCCATAGAAACGGCTCTCGCCGTTCCTCTCCGAAACTTCCAAAAACCGGAGCGGAAGCGCGATAGCGATTTCGAAAATCCTCCCAAGAATCCGGAATACCTCCCATCCCACGCATAGAAGCGGCTCTCGTCGTTCCTCTCCAAAACTCAAAACAGCGGAGCGAAATGGCGCCGCGCCATTCATAGCTCGAAGAGCGACGTAGCGATTTCGACCTCGCCCTCCTAAACGCCTCCCGACTCCGGCCCCTTCTCCCGATAAAAGATCAGGAAAAGCGGAATGCTCAGGAAGAGGAGAATCATCGAATCGCGCGCCAGCCGCACTTCCGAGCCGATCAAGGCCCAGAGGCAATAGCCGCAGGCGAGAATCGTGATAATCAGGGCGAAGACTTTCTTCCGCCCCACCATCTTTTCCTCCCGCACCGCAAAGAGGAAGGTCACGGCACAGTAGAGATAGGGCAACAGGTTGAGGATGATCGCGACGTCGATGATCAGGTTAAACTGCTCGGTCAACGTCGGTGAGGCCGTCACCACGATGATGATCGACATCAAGATCGCCGAGATGACGAGATTCCACACCGGAATCCCCCGCCGATCCGTCCGACCGTAGATCTTCGGAAAGACCCCGTCTTCGGCTGCCGCGTGCGACGACTGACAGATCGTCAACGTCCACCCGACCAACGATCCGCCGGCTTTGAGAATGGCGGCACCGGCGATGACGAGAGCCCCGACCGAACCCACCGCCTGAAGCGCGGCCTCGGAGAACGGATCGTCAGACTTTGCCAACTCCGCCGCCGGAATGATTCCCATCAGCACCGTGCAAGTGCTCACGTAGAGCACCGTCGCCACGCCTAAACCCAGCAAGGTCGCGATCGGCACGTTCTTTTTCGGATTTTCGATCACCCCCGCCGAGATCGAGGCACTCTCGACCCCCATAAAGGCCCAGAGGGCATACGTCGCACTCGAGGATATCGCGGTCATCGTCGTTTCCCCACTCGGCAGCCACCCGTCCATGAACGTTTTCGCATCAAACCAGAACCACCCCAAGGTCGCCACCGCGATCAACGGGACCATGGCGACAACCGTCGTCCACCCCGTCAACATCCCGACCACCTTCGGCCCCATGATGTTCAGAATCGTCGCCACCCAAACGAACCCAATCGAAGCGAGGACGGTCCAGGTCTGATCCTTCAGCGCCGGAACAAAGGCCGTGCAATACCCGACCACCGTTGCCGCCACCGCCACATTCCCCACCAAATTCGCCGTCCAGTAGACGTAGTTCGTCTGGAATCCCAGATACGGCCCAAACGTCTGCCGCGCGTAGGCATAAGGTCCGCCAGCCTGCGGATTCGTCGATCCGAGGAAGGCAAACATCAGCCCGATGGACCCCGCCCCCAGCGAAGCGACAACCCACCCGAGAATCGAAGCCGAGCCCAAAGACGCCATACTGACCGGCAGCAAGAAAATCCCCGTCCCGACCATATTCACCGTGACCAGCATGGTCGCGCCAAAGAGGCCCATTTTCCGATTCGAAGAGGCAACAATCATATTTCCCAAATCATCAGGTTCACCCGCGCAGAGAAACTTTCGTGCCTAAATCAGAAAAAAGCCCACCCAAAAACAGACGCAGCACGGACGGCCCGCCTGTGTCTGTTTCCTCCCCGAATCGAGACACCCGTTCCACTCTTCCTCCGAGGCGGATTACAATCCGCAGACCGTCTGGTCGTCACGCGAGAAATGAAGCGAAGTGGAATAAGGCTCCGTAGAAGAGCCCATACATCGCCAAGCCGACAAACTCCGCATTCAATCCTAAGCTCTCGAACTGAATTCGTTGCGATATTCCCGGGGCGAGCATTTCGCCTGCGATTGAAACCACCTGGTGAAATAAGAAGGCTGTTTAAATCCCAATCGATAGGAAATTTCTTTGATGATAAGCTGGGTATCGGCCAGGCAGTGTTTGGCCGACTGCAGCCGAAGGCGATTCCAATACTCTCTCATACTGATGCCAAAATGATGCACGAAAAGGTAGTCCAGGCGGGCTCGGCTAAGACCCGTCAACTGCTGGACTTGCGTTTCCGGTAAGCTCTTATTCAACGGAGCCTCATGCAACGAGCGAACTGCTTTCAACAATCTCGGATCATAAGCACCCGTCTCCGCGAAAGAGTATCCTTTTGCGAGCAGCACATCGGTAAACGCGGTCATCCATCGCAGAAAGTGGCGTTGTAACAACCAAAAACCTTCATAACTCACATTCTGGTAGATGATCTGTGCCCGAGCCGTCGAATGATAGTGGGAAAAGTGCCTCGCCGCAGCTTTCTGCATCGAGACCGCACAACGCTCCAGCACGGGACACTCCCCCGCGTCGATCACGAGCCCATCCTTTTCCTCGAATAAATTCTCTCCACTCGGCCACTGAGCACGAAAGTGGACTGAAAGAATCCGCGTTCCGGATCCGAATTCTTGGAAGTTGACGCGATTCGGAGTTAATAGCCACTGATTGGGTTGTGCGATGAGTTCCGTATCCTTTGATGAAACTCTCGCAAACCCCTTGCGCACCAGCCAAACCCAATAGGCATTCTGATGATCGTTCTTACTACGATTCGCCAGGTGTTCGATGGTCCCATCATACACCCAGAGCAACTCTGTCTGCAGAGTTGCCCACTGATGCATTGGCACACTGTCTTTGCCTACAAACGACATAGATCCACCCACCGAGGATGGGCCTGATGGTGCTGAAACGAAATTTTTAAGCAAGAGCGCAGAATCCAGAGGGATCAAATCAAGCCGACACGATTATAATGATTCGCTCGGGAACAGTTGAACGCTCGTGAACAGCTCATCCATGGAGACTAAGCGGACACTACCGTCCGAAAACACCATATTGGTACCAATATTCTTATGTCGCTCGATTGCACAGGTATGGGTGCCCGGATCCTCAAAATTACTGGGAACTCCGGAATCCCTTCGAAAATCAGGCCAAGTCGCGTCGCTAAAAACCGGAAGAGGTTTGTCCAGATCAGTGAATCTCGTCTGGGGAAACTTGTTCCGCAACGTGGAGGAATCGGCGCCCGTTCCCAGATTCTCCGGGTCGGAATACCAATAGAAGTTCATTCCGTAACCACAGTTCACGAAACCTTTCTTCATATTGATCCACCATTGATACCCGCGGTCCGCCGAACCCGGGATTCCAAAACTCGGCTGGGGCTCCGAGGCACTGGGGCAGGTAAAGACGTTACTGTCCGTATCGATGTAGGGCAATATCTGGAGCATCCAACTCGTCGAGCCCCCATCCGGATTGCGGTAGGGAAGCGAAGCTCCCTGGTGTTCGTTCCCGTAAGCGAGCCATGCTTGACCCAGCGAACGTAAATTCGATGCACATTTCGTCGTATTTGCGGATTCTCTCACTTTTCCGACCGCGACGACTGTGATGGAAAAGAGGATCGCGACGACCGCAATGACCGTCAGCAGTTCCAGAAGCGTAAATCCTTGATGGTTTCTCTTCATGTTAGCAATGCGTTCTCGGGGTTGATTTTATAGAATTCATTTGCGAGCCATTCTTTCTTCTCAGAAGAATTTTCGAGATCAAGAATCTGGCCGACAGAAAGCAGCTCTCTTCTCAAGTCCGAATAAGATAGATCCTGCACTGCACAATGTTGTGCGAGACACAATTTCGCCGCAAGAACACAAGCCTGAGCCAGCATCATAAAAACGGGCTCCATGCGAACCGAACCATAAGCGATATGCGAAGCACTCAAGCAAACGGGAACGAGAAGATTCTTCGTCTCCCCTCGCGATGGAATTAACGATCGATAAGAAACGGGATACGGCTTCACCCATATCTGAACGTCGCCCTCGTTCAAGACCCGGTCACCGACCACAATCCGTTGGCAATTGTGCGAATCCATCCCATAAGCCCCAAAGGCGACGACATCCTCGGCCCTTGCGATTCCCCGGCAATCCATCTCCGTGATCACGTAGTCTGAGACCATCCGACGAGCCTCACGCACGTAAAGCTGGGGAGGCCAGTTCGACGTTCCCGTAAATTCATCCTCGGCCAAACCCCAAGAGCTAATTCCAGCCCGAACGTCTTCCGGAACGCGATCATCGTTGGCCATAAACCACAAGAGCCCTTGATGGTAACTGACATGCGATTGAAAGATCTCCTCCCGCTCTACGAAGGAGGCCTCCGGGTAAGCATGATTCCCCCCAATGAAGTCAGAAGAAAACGGCCCATGGTTATTTGTGTCCGTTTTTCCTCCGCGGATGGCATCAAATTTCTCGTATAGATCCCGCCAGCCCGAATCCAGGTAACGCCCCAGTAATTCGTAACGCTCGGGGTCGTAGTCATCCGGCTTTGGAAATGGTACCCGACCGTCACCCTGCGTCATGCACAGCCGGAAATTGTATGCTTGGATCTTATGATCACCGGAACCCTGAGGTTCCAGCGGAGCCTCATTGATCCCTGGGAGCAACCCGGAACGGCGATCATTCGGAACCCGATAGGGAGATACCGGGAGCAAAAACTGGTGATGCTCGCGCACCTGAACTCCGTTACAGAATTCCCCGTAACAGTCATTGGGTTCACGCCCGACGGTATAACGGACACCCGCCTTCGCCATCAAGTCACCTTCATAGGTGGCGTCCATAAACATACCCGCCTCGACTCTTAGACCGCTTTCCAAGAGCACTGCCTTCAGAGATTCTTCCTCCATCTCAACGTCGGCAAGGTACTGTTTAGGGATGGGGGAGACGCCGGCTTCCCGCATCATCCCGTCGAAAACCTTCGAAGCCACCGAGGGCTCGAACCGCCACTCCTCCTCGACTCCGTAGTGATCGCCGAGGCGGCGATAAAACTCGCGGGAAATACCGCCGATGATGGCCTTATCTCCAAAATCAGTAAACCCAAGACCGCCCGTCGTCATTCCTCCAATATGATCTCCCGGTGCCAACAGCACAACCGTGAGCCCTTGACGCCTGGCTTCAATCGCTGCGACAACTCCGGCTGATGTCGCACCGTAGATACAAAGGTCGCAGCTGAGGGCCTCCCCTTTTCGCAAATCAGTTTCCGGCGTGTAGTATTTCGGAGTTTTCATCATAAATCATTTAACGAGAAGTGTTCGGATCTCCTCCATCTATCGCCGCCAAGGTGACGAGAGAATATTCGTGCGCCCCTAAATGGGCGTTGAAGCCTCCGCTGAGGCTCGAACGCCCTCCACTATGAGCATCTCCGAGCGCGTTGATGTTCACATAACAATCCAACAGAAACGAATCGGCATCCGGAGAGAGCTTTAGACTCTTCTTGGGCACGACCACCCTCACTTGGTAGCCCGAACCGGCCGCTTCCTGCTCGAGCTCTGCTCCTTCGATTTCATGACTCTGCGCATCAACCAATTTGGGCGAAAGCTCCTCCCCCTTCCCCGGGACCAGAATCACCTGAAACCCGCTACCGCCTTCCGCCGGAGCGAAAAACAGTTCCAGCGAGGAGCCGCTCCACGGAAGCTTCCCAATCAAAATGTTCGAATCGTCCACCGAAAATTCCAAAGCGAGAGCCTCTCCCCGGTTCTCGATCCATCCGCTCACCGCCGGCGTTCCGTCGAGCTCTACACAGAACCGGGCTTCGGACTCTTCTCCGCCAATCAGCCGACGTGGAGGCACTGAAAGATCCACAACCAAGACCGAGTCGGCAACCTCCTCGGCGACAACTTTAAAACCTTCTTCCGGAGATTCCGGAAAAGACAGCGATACCAGAAGCTCGTTCCCATCAATGACCGACGGCTGAACGGATACGGACTGCCTTTGCAACACCTCTCCTCCCCATCCGATGAGCACCAATGAAAATTCGATCTCAGGATTCTCCGCCAGCGGATTCTCCCAGCGTATCCGTACATGATCGCTATCATTCACCACCCGTTCGATCCAGACCAAGGTGATGTTCTCCAGGCCTTCCGACGAACGACCCGTATTCCGCACGACCGGCTCGAAATCTCCGAGCAACCCATGCTGCTGATGGGCCTCGATCAACTCGTCGCACATCTTCCACATTGCATCCAGAGTCAGGGTCGACGCGGCATTCGGGTCCGCCATAACCGCATGGTAAACATGCTCACGCTTGCCGGTCATCGCAGCCTCAACCGCCAACGATTGCACCTGCACATTGCTTTGACATAACATGGCCAGCTGCGGCGGCAACGTTCCTACGTGAACCGGCTGAACCCCCTGGCCGTCAACCAGGCAAGGCACCTCCACACAGCAGCGCTCCGGCAGGTTTTCAATCAGCCCCGTATTCGGAACGTTTCCGTAAATCGTGCGAGGGCAATTCGTCTCACAGGAATGAATTATCGAAGAGCCGTATTCGTGGGAACGACGCGGGACCTCCATAGAACCTCCTTCGCCGAGCAACTTCTTTTCCGTCGCCTCCCAGGTTTCGATCACCCCCTGACATCTGCGCAGATACTCATCCAGAGGAATATCGAATTGCTTAACAACCTTCTCCCCATGATGGATGAAGTAAGGCAGATATTCGCTCTGATGCTCACTGGATTCGGTAACAAAATAACCGCACCGCCTCATCATTTCGAATCGAACCCGATCTTCACCGAACTCCGCATCATTGAGCTTTCGAAAAAGAAGCGGATAGGCATCTCTTCCCTTGTAAGCGAACTTCAGGAAGAAGGCCATGTGGTTCACACCCGCCACTAGGTAGGTTACCTCCTCGTAGTCGAGCCCTGCGTAGGCTGCCAGGCGTTTGGAGGTGCTTTGCACCGAATGGCAAAGGCCCACGTGAGGAATACCAACGCTCTTGTCAACCGCCCAACAAATCATCGCCATCGGATTGGTGTAGTTCAACAACAAGCACCCAGGAGCCCCATAGTCCGCAATATCGCGGGCGATTTTGTTGATAACCGGAATGGTTCGCAGTCCTCGAAAGATCCCCCCTACGCCGATCGTATCCGCTATCGTTTGTCGGAGGCCGTATTTTTTGGGGATCTCGAAATCGATAACCGTTCCCGGTTCATATCCTCCGACCTGAATCGTGCAAATGACATATTTTGCGCCGCGAATCGCCTCGCGCTGATCCAGGGTCGATCGAATCACCGGCGAAACACCAATCGCTGCAGCCAGGCGCCTGGCCATTTTATCAGCGACCTTGAGACGACTCGGATCGATATCCATTAAGCAGATCTCCGAGTTCTCCAGCTCGGGGAACTGAAAGATATCACTCAGCAAGTTCTTCGCAAAAACGACCGATCCGGCTCCTATCAGTGCAATCCTCATCTTTTACCTTATAATCGCATGTCCGTAGGCGTCAGGGTCCTTGCGCTCGGCAATGCCGTCATGCCACTTCATGACACGCACACGGCCCTCTCCGTTGTTGTTATTCAAAACCATCGCCATCCGAATTGTCTGAGTGCCCGCGTCGCGGTCGATCCCAAGGCTCGCGAGAGAGACCGACACTTTGTAACGGGTCGTATCACCATTTTGTTCGATCGAAATTTTCCCTTCCTCGTCCGGCCAACGTCCTTTGAGTTCATCCTCGCGGGCTATGTCGGACCAGATAATCGCTTCGCCATCGACTCTTCCAAAGGTCAGTTCGGTTTGGTCCCCACCCTCTGTCATGATGCCGACCTGAACGCTATCCGCCATCCATAGCTTCGACGCATCCCAAGCTTCGACATACTCGCTGTCCGTCACCTCGATATCAAAGAGCAATTGATCGCCATCGTGAGAGATGCGCGCCTCCAGGGAGAGATCATCCGCTCCGCCCCACTGGGCCCGGAATGGATCGTAAAACAAGTCATGAACATCACCGGCCTGATCCAAACGAATGGTTTCAAGAGGCTCTCCTTCGGGATTAATGAGGTAGGGCTGACGGATCTCGACGGGAAAGGTCACGGACTTTTCGACCGGTCCACTCAGCGTCACCTTTACCGAAAAGACCTCCCCGCCGAAAGGCTTCCAAAGGTCCTCTCCCAGTGGAACTTCCACTTCCCGACCCATTACAGATGAGATTTGCTCCACCCTTTCCTGGATGAGTTCTCCTTCCGGGGAAAAGACTTCGATTCGACACTCGATCGACTCCTCCCAGCGGTTCGAAATCTCCACCGGAATGGAGAGATCCCCTCTCCCGACAACATACTCCGGAACAACCAGCAGGGCATCATCATTCGTGCTGGGCACAAGGGGGTCATCCGTATCAATCGCCACCAGATAGATCGGCTCGTTTTTCAGACTGACCATCTGAGCCCCCTCACTCGTTGCCAGGGTTTCACTCGCTCCGAACATGTCGACCCGTTGGTAGTCGCCCTCGGCACCGACCCAGAAACGCGCGCTCCCCCGCCCGATCATGGGCCATGCCACATAAACGTAACGGCCATCCTCCGTCTTACGAAAAACGTATGCGGTCACATTCGGGCCGAGGTCGATCTGCCCCTCGGGAGTGGTGTTCGCAAGCCGCCGGATCAATTCGTTATAGGCGACAAACGAGGGCTTTGGGCGGTTATCCGAAGTTACCAACCCGAGTGAATCGTCGGCTTTCCGGTCCATGTCCCAGTAATCCTGCAGCGTGAACCAAGCATAGAATTCCGATGATTCACGCGATTTCGCATAAGTAATCTTCTGCACGAGCGTCACCGCCTGGGCTAGAGCACCCTGCAGATCGTACTGACTCCGGGAGCCCGCTTCTGTGTTCGCGATCTTTCGGTTTTCACCGACTTCGTCCAGCCATGCTTCCACCAGCTCGTTGCGCGTAGCGTAATCGTAAACAGAACCGTGGTTATGGAACCCCGCGATATCATAGCTAGAGGTGCTCTTGATCACTCCTTCCGAGAAACCCTCTTTCTCGGCCGGATGAATGACCGTCAAGCCACCGCTGATGACCGGAATATCGGGAGCAGTATCCTTAAAATTCCGATAGAAAGTGGATAGCATCTTTTGATAGTCCTCCAGATCCCCGTGGAAGAACTCGAGGTCCGGCTCATTCCAAAACTCAAAGTATTTCAAATTCGGGACCTGAGAAAAATACGTACCGAGTCGGCGGGCGTGCTCTCCAAAAGCCTCGTAATCATCCGGAGGCTGCCTCCAGACAAACTGATCCTGCGTCCAGCCCGGCACGGCGTCCGCGTAGAGAAGAAAAACATCGAGGCCGGCTTCTCCCAAATCGTCCATCATACGCTTGTAGTCCTGAGCCGAGATCTCTCCCTCTCGGACCTCCAACCAGTCACCGATTGCCATCAGCCGGACCAAATCGATTCC from Puniceicoccus vermicola harbors:
- a CDS encoding helix-turn-helix domain-containing protein, with the protein product MSFVGKDSVPMHQWATLQTELLWVYDGTIEHLANRSKNDHQNAYWVWLVRKGFARVSSKDTELIAQPNQWLLTPNRVNFQEFGSGTRILSVHFRAQWPSGENLFEEKDGLVIDAGECPVLERCAVSMQKAAARHFSHYHSTARAQIIYQNVSYEGFWLLQRHFLRWMTAFTDVLLAKGYSFAETGAYDPRLLKAVRSLHEAPLNKSLPETQVQQLTGLSRARLDYLFVHHFGISMREYWNRLRLQSAKHCLADTQLIIKEISYRLGFKQPSYFTRWFQSQAKCSPREYRNEFSSRA
- a CDS encoding FAD-dependent oxidoreductase, producing MKTPKYYTPETDLRKGEALSCDLCIYGATSAGVVAAIEARRQGLTVVLLAPGDHIGGMTTGGLGFTDFGDKAIIGGISREFYRRLGDHYGVEEEWRFEPSVASKVFDGMMREAGVSPIPKQYLADVEMEEESLKAVLLESGLRVEAGMFMDATYEGDLMAKAGVRYTVGREPNDCYGEFCNGVQVREHHQFLLPVSPYRVPNDRRSGLLPGINEAPLEPQGSGDHKIQAYNFRLCMTQGDGRVPFPKPDDYDPERYELLGRYLDSGWRDLYEKFDAIRGGKTDTNNHGPFSSDFIGGNHAYPEASFVEREEIFQSHVSYHQGLLWFMANDDRVPEDVRAGISSWGLAEDEFTGTSNWPPQLYVREARRMVSDYVITEMDCRGIARAEDVVAFGAYGMDSHNCQRIVVGDRVLNEGDVQIWVKPYPVSYRSLIPSRGETKNLLVPVCLSASHIAYGSVRMEPVFMMLAQACVLAAKLCLAQHCAVQDLSYSDLRRELLSVGQILDLENSSEKKEWLANEFYKINPENALLT
- a CDS encoding sugar-binding protein, with the protein product MKTCKCIWPLALVSLSLFSEVSGADRLVIEDFEDVGTWRARPLEGMPPEAWFSGNTYLAASREQVSSGDYSGELRYWFAGDEGPYLMSLEREKASRKSAFIDEIGFQANTMGQSLGLAFQIEDSRGNFFYTKEIGLDSADWQEYSLPLNGDTVPDFKSLRFPAVVRKLMLSKESPGRGVIYIDDLAITGRLSRANRLEIRPVLRPLASEPGEPIRLDYRILNASSSEQTGELKLAFGEVRGGASNQLETSFTVAPHDETVASFVLPSMPLGAYRGHLLAKTGKLETRYLDFFAVFEPNGGRINREPMWFAVQDFSSWQGPAENALHIEWMQELGIDLVRLMAIGDWLEVREGEISAQDYKRMMDDLGEAGLDVFLLYADAVPGWTQDQFVWRQPPDDYEAFGEHARRLGTYFSQVPNLKYFEFWNEPDLEFFHGDLEDYQKMLSTFYRNFKDTAPDIPVISGGLTVIHPAEKEGFSEGVIKSTSSYDIAGFHNHGSVYDYATRNELVEAWLDEVGENRKIANTEAGSRSQYDLQGALAQAVTLVQKITYAKSRESSEFYAWFTLQDYWDMDRKADDSLGLVTSDNRPKPSFVAYNELIRRLANTTPEGQIDLGPNVTAYVFRKTEDGRYVYVAWPMIGRGSARFWVGAEGDYQRVDMFGASETLATSEGAQMVSLKNEPIYLVAIDTDDPLVPSTNDDALLVVPEYVVGRGDLSIPVEISNRWEESIECRIEVFSPEGELIQERVEQISSVMGREVEVPLGEDLWKPFGGEVFSVKVTLSGPVEKSVTFPVEIRQPYLINPEGEPLETIRLDQAGDVHDLFYDPFRAQWGGADDLSLEARISHDGDQLLFDIEVTDSEYVEAWDASKLWMADSVQVGIMTEGGDQTELTFGRVDGEAIIWSDIAREDELKGRWPDEEGKISIEQNGDTTRYKVSVSLASLGIDRDAGTQTIRMAMVLNNNNGEGRVRVMKWHDGIAERKDPDAYGHAIIR
- a CDS encoding LacI family DNA-binding transcriptional regulator — translated: MASIKDVAQRAGVSTATVSRMMANKGYISEATRARVQKAVDDLDYRPNRVAQRLRERHSRILALIVSDIQNPFFGKLSRAIEKHSHSQGLNVFICNTDEDPEKEAHYLDQMLQEKVAGIIISPTRNALAPLRELRKKGIPIVTVDRQVSAEFDSVLIDNAEASRRLTTLAIQKGYRKIAGLFGANSFTAEERLKGFREALKAANLQPLAIERPAAFQEEGRKAMDRLLQHRPQPDAVICSSALIATGAFEALNESGTEIGFGCFDDLPWSTLVTPRITVISQPTDMIGETAYDLLRKRMKDPKRTASHIRLQGELIERESLRGAEAR
- a CDS encoding alpha-glucosidase/alpha-galactosidase; this translates as MRIALIGAGSVVFAKNLLSDIFQFPELENSEICLMDIDPSRLKVADKMARRLAAAIGVSPVIRSTLDQREAIRGAKYVICTIQVGGYEPGTVIDFEIPKKYGLRQTIADTIGVGGIFRGLRTIPVINKIARDIADYGAPGCLLLNYTNPMAMICWAVDKSVGIPHVGLCHSVQSTSKRLAAYAGLDYEEVTYLVAGVNHMAFFLKFAYKGRDAYPLLFRKLNDAEFGEDRVRFEMMRRCGYFVTESSEHQSEYLPYFIHHGEKVVKQFDIPLDEYLRRCQGVIETWEATEKKLLGEGGSMEVPRRSHEYGSSIIHSCETNCPRTIYGNVPNTGLIENLPERCCVEVPCLVDGQGVQPVHVGTLPPQLAMLCQSNVQVQSLAVEAAMTGKREHVYHAVMADPNAASTLTLDAMWKMCDELIEAHQQHGLLGDFEPVVRNTGRSSEGLENITLVWIERVVNDSDHVRIRWENPLAENPEIEFSLVLIGWGGEVLQRQSVSVQPSVIDGNELLVSLSFPESPEEGFKVVAEEVADSVLVVDLSVPPRRLIGGEESEARFCVELDGTPAVSGWIENRGEALALEFSVDDSNILIGKLPWSGSSLELFFAPAEGGSGFQVILVPGKGEELSPKLVDAQSHEIEGAELEQEAAGSGYQVRVVVPKKSLKLSPDADSFLLDCYVNINALGDAHSGGRSSLSGGFNAHLGAHEYSLVTLAAIDGGDPNTSR
- a CDS encoding amino acid permease — its product is MIVASSNRKMGLFGATMLVTVNMVGTGIFLLPVSMASLGSASILGWVVASLGAGSIGLMFAFLGSTNPQAGGPYAYARQTFGPYLGFQTNYVYWTANLVGNVAVAATVVGYCTAFVPALKDQTWTVLASIGFVWVATILNIMGPKVVGMLTGWTTVVAMVPLIAVATLGWFWFDAKTFMDGWLPSGETTMTAISSSATYALWAFMGVESASISAGVIENPKKNVPIATLLGLGVATVLYVSTCTVLMGIIPAAELAKSDDPFSEAALQAVGSVGALVIAGAAILKAGGSLVGWTLTICQSSHAAAEDGVFPKIYGRTDRRGIPVWNLVISAILMSIIIVVTASPTLTEQFNLIIDVAIILNLLPYLYCAVTFLFAVREEKMVGRKKVFALIITILACGYCLWALIGSEVRLARDSMILLFLSIPLFLIFYREKGPESGGV
- a CDS encoding type II secretion system protein, giving the protein MKRNHQGFTLLELLTVIAVVAILFSITVVAVGKVRESANTTKCASNLRSLGQAWLAYGNEHQGASLPYRNPDGGSTSWMLQILPYIDTDSNVFTCPSASEPQPSFGIPGSADRGYQWWINMKKGFVNCGYGMNFYWYSDPENLGTGADSSTLRNKFPQTRFTDLDKPLPVFSDATWPDFRRDSGVPSNFEDPGTHTCAIERHKNIGTNMVFSDGSVRLVSMDELFTSVQLFPSESL